In Lentimicrobium sp. L6, a single genomic region encodes these proteins:
- a CDS encoding tetratricopeptide repeat protein: protein MRKNLCLLLILISGIVLSQNANREIDSLQNILGLSQNKKWVDAAVELSFKLRHNEPNYSEELITEAIELSKRLDYKYGLANAYMFKGQYSYDNNKVLSGLTFYQKSYEIYNKINKPKKAANSIYGIGEGLSRIHKTKESNDTLKFALDKYIEQIEPSDLSDFYQLLSSNYKDLGNQEYAIAYIDTAIIIEQENQLTYKLVNSYNSLGIIHSDIGNYKQSIFNYDKCEYIARQLNDTLSISYAISNKALIYLDWGVYDEALSLFLQGQELTQALGLEKELSIDLSNIALVYQETKDLNKAKTYYQRALRLAEEYGQDETVSIIQHNLGDILYTEGNYDSALILLNKSMRYEMNNNRTLGIAQSKSMIANVYVAMGKYPLAFSYFEDAKSVFEKFGSKLDLANLFIDYAKAHETLLNDSLSVEYYNKGLEIAIQINATNIIQIGYEAASKNYERLEDFKQALYYYKAFKELNDTIYNEHVSSRIDYMSLKLENQEREKDLEKLANEQKVFTLENQTKRNRLFFIIIVLIIILVFFVWLYFLNQRSQKQIKQQYNVLLESEQKIKALLDASFDSTILVDIHGEIITANSNDLNGFLPDQANILNKSIFSFFKKTNRVVLEKFSELVLSSKTYKELHVVDDKNIFNIKISPIIDMNQNIVSLAFYIKDITQIEKDKKEKRVMESQLIQTQKMETVGTMAGGIAHDFNNYLATIKGYVDMSLEDIETDHHVHTYLTNTMKAVTLSQQTVQKLLTFSRGKDIIMDKISFDQLLTDSIDIIKGSKPKNIDLIYPNEEFNIELLADKNQITQVIINIITNAFHAIDDHNGSVKIEAFPNMTLAEFDHKKMICLKISDDGIGMDKETIQRVFEPFFTTKEVGKGTGLGLSVVTGIVKQHNGKITVESEFGKGTIFSLYLPII, encoded by the coding sequence ATGAGAAAAAACCTTTGTCTCCTTTTAATATTAATTTCTGGAATAGTATTGAGTCAGAATGCTAATCGCGAAATTGACAGTCTCCAAAATATTCTTGGTTTAAGTCAGAATAAAAAATGGGTTGATGCTGCTGTAGAACTATCATTCAAACTAAGACATAATGAACCCAATTACAGTGAAGAGTTGATCACAGAAGCCATCGAACTTTCAAAAAGACTTGATTATAAATACGGATTGGCTAATGCCTATATGTTTAAAGGCCAGTATTCCTATGACAATAATAAAGTTTTAAGCGGACTAACCTTTTATCAAAAGTCTTACGAAATATATAATAAAATAAACAAACCAAAAAAAGCAGCGAACTCGATATACGGTATAGGTGAAGGTCTATCTAGAATTCATAAAACCAAAGAATCTAATGATACCTTAAAATTTGCATTGGACAAATATATTGAACAAATAGAGCCTAGCGATTTATCTGATTTTTATCAATTATTATCTAGCAATTATAAAGATTTAGGCAACCAAGAATATGCAATTGCCTATATAGATACAGCTATCATTATAGAACAAGAGAACCAATTAACATACAAATTAGTAAACTCTTATAATAGCCTCGGTATTATTCATTCCGACATAGGTAATTACAAACAATCTATATTTAATTATGATAAATGCGAATATATTGCTCGTCAATTAAACGACACACTGAGTATCTCTTATGCTATAAGTAATAAAGCACTCATTTATTTAGATTGGGGAGTGTATGATGAAGCCCTAAGCCTATTTCTTCAAGGTCAAGAATTAACGCAAGCACTGGGCTTAGAAAAAGAACTATCAATAGATCTTTCCAATATAGCTTTGGTTTATCAGGAAACCAAGGACTTAAATAAGGCCAAAACTTATTACCAACGCGCCCTTCGGTTAGCTGAAGAATACGGTCAGGACGAAACAGTCTCGATAATTCAACATAATTTAGGAGACATACTCTATACAGAAGGGAACTACGATTCCGCACTGATTCTTTTGAATAAAAGTATGAGGTATGAAATGAATAACAACCGCACACTAGGAATTGCTCAATCGAAGAGTATGATTGCCAATGTTTATGTGGCTATGGGCAAATATCCCTTAGCATTTTCATATTTTGAAGATGCCAAAAGTGTTTTTGAAAAATTCGGGAGCAAACTCGACTTGGCTAACCTCTTTATTGATTACGCTAAAGCTCATGAAACACTACTAAACGACTCATTATCTGTAGAATACTACAATAAAGGACTTGAAATAGCTATTCAAATCAATGCAACAAACATTATCCAAATAGGCTATGAGGCTGCCTCTAAAAACTATGAACGACTAGAAGATTTTAAACAAGCATTATACTATTATAAAGCTTTTAAAGAACTGAACGATACCATTTATAATGAACATGTTAGTAGTCGTATTGACTATATGTCACTAAAATTAGAAAATCAAGAACGAGAAAAAGATTTAGAAAAACTAGCTAATGAACAAAAGGTTTTCACATTAGAAAACCAAACCAAAAGAAACCGTTTATTTTTCATTATTATTGTCCTCATTATCATACTAGTTTTCTTTGTTTGGCTTTATTTCTTAAACCAACGTTCTCAAAAGCAGATTAAGCAACAGTACAATGTACTTTTGGAGAGTGAGCAGAAAATAAAAGCGCTTCTCGACGCTAGTTTCGATTCTACCATATTAGTGGATATTCATGGAGAAATCATCACAGCAAACTCTAATGATTTAAACGGTTTCCTCCCCGATCAAGCAAATATTTTAAACAAATCCATTTTCAGCTTCTTCAAGAAAACCAATAGAGTTGTATTAGAGAAATTCTCAGAATTAGTTCTCAGCTCTAAAACTTATAAAGAGTTACATGTGGTTGATGATAAGAATATATTCAATATCAAGATTAGTCCTATCATTGATATGAATCAAAATATTGTTTCTTTAGCTTTCTACATTAAGGATATCACTCAAATTGAAAAAGACAAGAAAGAAAAACGAGTAATGGAAAGCCAATTAATTCAAACCCAAAAAATGGAAACTGTAGGAACCATGGCTGGAGGAATTGCTCATGATTTTAATAACTACTTGGCTACTATCAAGGGATATGTGGATATGTCCTTGGAAGATATTGAAACTGACCATCATGTGCATACCTATTTAACCAATACCATGAAAGCAGTTACTCTATCCCAACAAACTGTTCAAAAACTACTCACCTTTAGTCGAGGAAAAGATATTATTATGGATAAGATATCCTTCGACCAACTGTTGACAGATAGCATAGATATTATTAAGGGATCTAAACCTAAAAATATTGATCTCATCTATCCAAACGAAGAATTCAATATAGAATTACTTGCAGATAAAAACCAAATTACACAAGTTATCATAAATATTATAACCAATGCATTTCATGCAATTGATGATCATAATGGTAGTGTCAAAATTGAAGCCTTTCCTAACATGACTTTAGCAGAGTTTGACCATAAAAAAATGATTTGTCTTAAAATATCTGATGATGGTATTGGAATGGATAAAGAAACCATTCAAAGAGTATTCGAACCCTTCTTTACTACTAAAGAAGTTGGAAAGGGAACAGGCCTTGGTTTATCTGTTGTTACTGGAATAGTGAAGCAACATAATGGCAAAATAACAGTGGAATCAGAATTTGGAAAAGGAACTATTTTTTCATTATATTTACCGATAATTTAA
- a CDS encoding response regulator, which translates to MKKILLIDDDTHFREMFAVLLKRNNYEVIEATDGRYAKELYSEHQPQLVITDIIMPDKEGIETILDLKKEFKDIKIIAVSGGGRTNAMDNLRSARLLGATLTFEKPFENKEILEAIATLIG; encoded by the coding sequence ATGAAGAAGATTTTATTAATTGATGATGATACCCATTTTAGAGAAATGTTTGCCGTTTTACTAAAACGTAATAATTACGAAGTAATTGAAGCAACAGATGGCAGATACGCTAAAGAACTCTACAGCGAACACCAACCCCAGCTTGTTATTACAGATATTATCATGCCTGACAAAGAAGGCATAGAAACCATCCTCGATTTAAAAAAGGAATTTAAAGACATAAAGATCATTGCTGTTTCAGGAGGAGGAAGAACAAATGCCATGGATAACCTGAGATCGGCAAGATTACTTGGAGCAACCCTAACATTTGAAAAACCTTTTGAAAACAAGGAAATTCTTGAGGCTATTGCCACCTTGATAGGATAA
- a CDS encoding RnfABCDGE type electron transport complex subunit B, with translation MNEVIIYAVSSLGVLAIVAAVILYFVAQKFKVFEDPRIDDVEEVLPSANCGGCGYAGCRAFAEAIVKKATLEGFNCPVGGSDVMVDVGKVMGMEAAMAEPQIAVVRCSGSVVNSPAKVKYDGIANCAAAATVFSGEGGCSYGCLGLGDCEVSCDFDAIHINPETMLPEVTANCVACNACIVACPKDIIELRNLGKKERRIFVACVNEEKGAPAKKNCDVACIGCSKCFKVCPFDAIEMKNNRAYIDFEKCKLCRKCEPVCPTNAIHEINFPLRKLKPEGEKPAAKKEAPAKVAVAEKAVPAAKVEKEVKKVEEPIAKKDSDAKENTEKA, from the coding sequence GTGAACGAAGTTATTATTTATGCCGTAAGTTCTCTAGGGGTTTTAGCCATTGTTGCTGCTGTAATTCTATATTTTGTGGCACAAAAATTCAAAGTTTTTGAAGATCCACGTATCGATGATGTAGAAGAAGTATTACCCAGTGCCAATTGTGGTGGCTGTGGTTATGCTGGTTGTAGAGCTTTTGCTGAAGCTATTGTTAAAAAAGCTACTCTAGAAGGCTTTAATTGCCCTGTAGGAGGAAGCGATGTAATGGTTGATGTTGGTAAGGTAATGGGCATGGAAGCCGCAATGGCCGAACCTCAAATAGCTGTTGTAAGATGTAGTGGTTCTGTGGTCAATTCACCTGCTAAAGTTAAATACGATGGTATTGCCAATTGTGCAGCTGCCGCTACTGTATTTTCTGGAGAAGGAGGATGTTCTTATGGTTGCCTAGGATTAGGTGACTGTGAAGTATCTTGTGATTTCGATGCCATCCACATCAATCCTGAAACCATGTTACCTGAAGTAACAGCAAATTGCGTGGCTTGTAATGCTTGTATTGTTGCTTGTCCCAAGGATATTATTGAACTAAGAAACCTAGGTAAAAAAGAACGTAGAATCTTTGTAGCCTGTGTAAATGAAGAAAAAGGTGCTCCAGCTAAGAAAAACTGCGATGTAGCTTGTATCGGATGTTCTAAATGTTTCAAAGTTTGTCCTTTCGATGCCATCGAAATGAAGAACAACAGAGCTTATATCGATTTTGAAAAGTGTAAGCTATGTAGAAAATGCGAACCCGTTTGTCCAACAAACGCCATTCACGAAATCAATTTCCCTCTTAGAAAGCTAAAGCCAGAAGGTGAAAAGCCTGCTGCTAAAAAAGAAGCTCCTGCAAAAGTAGCCGTTGCTGAAAAAGCTGTTCCTGCTGCAAAAGTGGAAAAAGAGGTGAAGAAAGTTGAAGAGCCTATTGCTAAAAAGGACTCTGATGCTAAAGAAAATACAGAAAAAGCTTAA
- the rsxC gene encoding electron transport complex subunit RsxC — MKTFKLGGVHPPENKLSAQAAIEYLPLPKQVTVPIGQHLGAPATPVVKKGDEIKVGQLLAKASGFISANIHSPVSGKVFKIDDVYDSSGYRKPSIIINVEGDEWLENIDQSKDIVKDIKLSNKEIVDKINEMGVVGLGGATFPSFVKLMVPEGKKVEFLVINGVECEPYLTSDHRLMLERGEEMMIGISILMKGLNVDKALIGVENNKPDAIEELKRLAKNFKGIEIHPLKVQYPQGGEKQLIQAITGKEVPSGKLPLEVGCVVNNVGTALAVYEAIQKNKPLIERVVTVTGKSVKKPSNFMVRIGTPVKELIEAAEGLPEDTGKIINGGPMMGKALLNTDVPVVKGTSGILIMPENESKRGETSNCIRCAKCVQVCPMGLEPVYLSKTSKLQMFDKVENERVMDCIECGSCSYTCPANIPLLDFIRFGKNKVGGIIRNRNKK; from the coding sequence ATGAAGACTTTTAAACTTGGTGGTGTACATCCACCTGAAAACAAATTATCGGCTCAAGCAGCCATTGAATATCTTCCGCTACCAAAGCAAGTAACAGTTCCAATAGGTCAACACTTAGGAGCTCCTGCAACGCCAGTAGTAAAAAAAGGTGACGAAATTAAAGTAGGGCAATTATTGGCTAAAGCTAGTGGTTTTATCTCTGCCAATATTCACTCACCTGTATCGGGGAAAGTATTTAAAATTGATGATGTCTATGATTCTAGTGGATACCGTAAACCTTCAATCATTATTAATGTGGAGGGTGATGAATGGCTAGAGAACATCGATCAAAGTAAAGATATCGTAAAAGATATTAAGCTTTCAAACAAAGAAATTGTTGACAAGATTAACGAGATGGGGGTAGTAGGGCTTGGTGGCGCTACCTTCCCTTCTTTTGTTAAGTTAATGGTTCCTGAAGGAAAGAAAGTAGAATTTCTAGTTATTAATGGAGTGGAATGTGAGCCTTATTTGACTTCCGATCATCGCTTAATGTTAGAGCGTGGTGAGGAAATGATGATTGGTATTAGCATCCTCATGAAGGGTCTAAATGTTGACAAAGCCTTAATTGGTGTAGAAAACAACAAACCAGATGCTATAGAGGAGCTTAAAAGATTAGCCAAGAATTTCAAAGGTATCGAAATCCATCCTCTAAAAGTTCAATATCCCCAAGGTGGTGAAAAGCAGTTGATACAAGCCATTACTGGTAAAGAGGTTCCATCTGGGAAACTTCCTCTAGAAGTAGGTTGTGTAGTCAACAATGTGGGTACTGCATTGGCTGTTTATGAAGCGATCCAAAAGAACAAACCATTAATAGAACGTGTGGTGACTGTAACTGGCAAATCAGTGAAGAAGCCATCTAACTTTATGGTTAGAATTGGTACTCCAGTTAAGGAACTCATTGAAGCTGCCGAAGGTTTACCTGAAGATACTGGCAAAATCATCAATGGTGGTCCTATGATGGGAAAAGCATTATTAAATACTGATGTACCTGTAGTAAAAGGAACTTCTGGTATTTTAATCATGCCTGAGAATGAAAGCAAACGTGGCGAAACAAGCAATTGTATCCGCTGTGCTAAATGTGTTCAGGTTTGCCCAATGGGACTAGAACCAGTTTACCTTTCTAAAACCAGCAAGCTTCAAATGTTTGATAAGGTAGAAAACGAAAGAGTGATGGACTGTATTGAATGTGGTTCTTGCTCGTATACTTGTCCTGCTAACATTCCTCTTCTCGACTTCATCAGGTTTGGAAAGAATAAAGTAGGTGGAATCATCAGGAATAGAAACAAGAAATAA